One Lacipirellulaceae bacterium DNA window includes the following coding sequences:
- a CDS encoding GntR family transcriptional regulator, producing MFLRIEKGSAVPISQQIEQQIATRCAAGSLRPGERLPSVRELARDLSVNQNTVLRVYERLVRDSILEMRQGQGTFVAADAQAKAASGHRERLVEELRQLARQALGLGLSDEELHELLRQALEQVRTSNHAPLTTAENPS from the coding sequence ATGTTTCTACGAATCGAAAAAGGCTCGGCGGTGCCGATCTCGCAGCAGATTGAGCAGCAGATCGCTACCCGATGTGCGGCAGGCTCGCTGCGGCCCGGGGAGCGGCTGCCGTCGGTGCGGGAACTGGCTCGCGACCTGAGCGTGAATCAAAACACAGTGCTTCGCGTGTACGAACGGTTGGTCCGCGACTCGATCCTGGAAATGCGGCAAGGGCAGGGCACTTTCGTCGCGGCGGATGCTCAGGCAAAGGCCGCCTCGGGGCATCGCGAACGACTCGTCGAAGAGCTCCGCCAACTCGCCCGTCAGGCGTTGGGTCTGGGGCTCTCGGATGAAGAGCTTCACGAACTGTTGCGGCAAGCTCTTGAGCAAGTCCGCACCTCGAATCACGCCCCTCTTACGACCGCGGAGAATCCGTCATGA
- a CDS encoding PEP-CTERM sorting domain-containing protein, translating to MKRNLLAILTLALLTSSVANAAVIREFLPLPVTTTPGEWYLSDMRGAGTASIPDLTGLGGDLETNQPLPTGAALLTTDFNNGDKAEVGTFGNFGLAADVLTTGQIGYDYYKQTVASGNASAAPSIKLTLFAAGGTGDNFGTLVYEPTWNQPSGGSSIVPADAWQSVSIDSTTGSTDGTGTGGWWWTGGFGEANTAGGPPIRSLGEWASLFAANDPADFPNAQVVGISVGVGTFNQGQVGYFDKVSLSVPGGYNETFDFQAIPEPTSLALLGLGSLAMVTRRRR from the coding sequence ATGAAACGCAACCTACTAGCCATTTTGACTCTCGCACTACTCACCTCTTCCGTAGCTAATGCCGCGGTCATCCGAGAGTTCCTTCCCCTGCCCGTCACCACCACGCCCGGCGAATGGTACCTTTCAGATATGCGAGGAGCAGGAACGGCCAGCATCCCTGATCTGACGGGCCTGGGCGGAGACCTGGAAACGAACCAACCCCTGCCAACCGGAGCCGCCCTGCTCACCACTGATTTTAATAATGGCGATAAAGCGGAAGTCGGAACGTTCGGCAACTTCGGCCTGGCAGCGGACGTGCTTACGACCGGGCAGATTGGCTACGACTATTACAAGCAAACAGTCGCAAGCGGGAATGCCTCAGCGGCCCCATCGATCAAGCTTACCCTGTTTGCTGCCGGTGGTACTGGTGACAATTTCGGCACGCTTGTGTACGAGCCAACCTGGAACCAGCCAAGCGGCGGTTCTTCGATCGTACCGGCTGACGCCTGGCAAAGCGTCTCAATCGACAGCACAACTGGCTCGACCGACGGGACGGGAACCGGTGGCTGGTGGTGGACCGGCGGTTTCGGTGAAGCGAATACCGCTGGCGGTCCTCCGATTCGCTCACTGGGAGAATGGGCTTCGCTTTTCGCGGCGAACGATCCTGCCGACTTTCCGAACGCTCAAGTTGTTGGAATCAGCGTCGGCGTAGGGACATTCAACCAAGGCCAGGTTGGCTACTTCGACAAAGTCTCGCTCAGTGTCCCTGGTGGATATAACGAGACGTTCGACTTCCAAGCAATACCCGAGCCCACGAGCCTCGCCCTTTTGGGGCTCGGCAGTCTAGCGATGGTGACCCGCCGCCGTCGCTAA
- a CDS encoding PEP-CTERM sorting domain-containing protein: MKKQPIQILKLAVSCAILVAVANSTEANAIEVWSQGFETDTAGWLDDDDFAGFGDASRVPSGTGGIASNEGSFHGLFADDAGGTGPFTRFDGYRDTWTGGFTASIDVYLDTNWANGEGFDYSVAANGSDGDHQRDFVFHVTKDTSSGDLLVGGSNNTNFAPREDLETIDNYSILTTGWYTLEHVFRDAGDGTLAVDLNLRDSGGALLFTETRNDGSDVIATEVGGNRYGWFTDISVSGGINVDGHTLSVIPEPTALALAGLGVCGLALGRRRKQ; the protein is encoded by the coding sequence ATGAAGAAACAACCAATTCAAATCCTGAAACTAGCTGTCAGCTGTGCCATCTTGGTGGCTGTAGCAAACAGCACAGAAGCCAACGCGATTGAAGTTTGGTCACAAGGCTTCGAAACCGACACCGCGGGGTGGCTAGACGATGATGATTTCGCAGGTTTTGGTGACGCGTCACGTGTCCCCTCGGGAACGGGTGGCATTGCATCCAATGAAGGTTCTTTCCACGGGCTTTTTGCAGACGATGCGGGAGGCACTGGGCCATTTACTCGTTTCGACGGTTATCGCGACACCTGGACGGGAGGCTTTACCGCGTCGATCGATGTCTACCTCGATACAAATTGGGCTAACGGTGAAGGCTTTGACTACTCCGTCGCTGCGAACGGGTCTGACGGTGATCATCAACGTGACTTCGTCTTCCATGTCACAAAAGACACTTCGTCAGGAGATCTTCTTGTCGGCGGAAGCAACAACACAAACTTTGCTCCACGAGAAGACTTAGAAACTATCGACAATTATTCCATTCTCACAACAGGATGGTACACGCTAGAGCACGTCTTTCGCGACGCAGGTGACGGAACCTTGGCCGTCGACCTCAATCTTCGTGATTCCGGCGGAGCGTTGCTCTTCACGGAAACTCGCAACGATGGTTCCGATGTCATCGCCACGGAGGTTGGAGGCAACCGCTATGGCTGGTTCACTGACATCAGCGTTTCCGGCGGCATCAACGTCGATGGGCACACACTCTCAGTTATCCCTGAGCCTACAGCCCTTGCGTTGGCCGGACTTGGCGTATGCGGGCTTGCCCTCGGTCGTCGCCGCAAGCAGTAG
- a CDS encoding peptidylprolyl isomerase, giving the protein MSLSSPQTEVAVNPVWKRRLAMLASLGGILGLALLVRTTDGNKPVEAAQRVAPPASSASTEQAPTKPQPPQHDVMAIVNGQDISRKELTDECVQRHGKKVLESLVNKQLIMNHCQKRNITVTSAEIAAEVDRMASRFQLGREQWLAMLEKERGVSAQEYARDIVWPTLALRKLAAKDLTVTEEEKKLAYEREYGEKVSARLIAVRDANLARKIHKQVTADPESFARLAIENSVDINSASIGGLIQPIARHVGDKSIENEAFALREGQVSSIIQVADQFVILKCEGRIPARKVTEKEFESRVVERIKDEKLREVASGLFAQLQKAATVQNVYNDPKLREQMPGVVATVNGDRITMKQLGAECLMRHGEEVVEGLISRTMLTQHLNREGIKVTQADIKAETRHAAELAGVVNDAGEADLAKWVELVTKQQGLTEEQYFRDSVWPSAALKKLTEKEIQVTQEDIRKGYEANYGERVRCRAIVMGNMRRAQEVWDKARQNQSLEYFGDLAQEYSIEPTSKALRGEVPPIQKNGGQPDLEEVAFDLAPGQLSGIVQLGDKYVILRCEGRTERIEVDEAKVREILHRDIYEKKLRIAMSKKFEQIHDNSRIDNYLAATSTSPQAKGQEAKGQQAKVHRDTAVKQTSSRF; this is encoded by the coding sequence ATGAGTCTTTCGTCCCCGCAGACTGAAGTCGCAGTCAATCCCGTTTGGAAACGCCGTCTGGCGATGCTCGCCAGCCTTGGCGGAATCCTTGGCCTCGCCCTCTTGGTACGGACCACTGACGGCAACAAGCCTGTCGAAGCGGCACAGCGAGTCGCGCCTCCGGCCAGTAGTGCTTCAACTGAACAGGCACCGACCAAGCCGCAGCCTCCGCAGCATGACGTGATGGCGATCGTTAATGGCCAGGATATCAGCCGCAAGGAGCTCACCGACGAATGTGTCCAACGGCACGGAAAGAAGGTTCTTGAGAGCCTTGTCAACAAGCAGTTGATCATGAATCACTGCCAAAAGCGGAATATCACGGTCACCAGTGCGGAGATTGCCGCCGAAGTTGATCGCATGGCGAGTCGTTTCCAACTTGGCCGCGAGCAATGGCTAGCCATGTTGGAAAAAGAGCGTGGTGTCTCAGCTCAGGAGTACGCACGCGACATCGTGTGGCCAACCCTTGCCCTCCGCAAGCTTGCCGCGAAAGATCTGACGGTCACTGAAGAAGAAAAGAAACTCGCTTACGAACGCGAGTATGGTGAGAAGGTCAGTGCTCGCTTGATTGCCGTTCGCGATGCGAATCTCGCACGCAAGATTCACAAGCAGGTGACAGCAGATCCTGAGTCGTTCGCTCGTTTGGCGATCGAAAACTCCGTTGACATCAACAGTGCCAGCATCGGCGGGCTCATCCAACCGATTGCTCGTCACGTGGGTGACAAGTCGATTGAGAACGAAGCATTTGCATTGAGAGAGGGTCAAGTTTCTTCGATCATCCAAGTCGCTGATCAGTTCGTGATCCTGAAATGCGAAGGGCGGATTCCGGCTCGCAAAGTGACGGAGAAGGAATTCGAGTCGCGCGTCGTTGAACGCATCAAGGACGAGAAGCTTCGCGAGGTTGCCTCGGGACTTTTCGCTCAGTTGCAAAAAGCAGCGACGGTTCAAAACGTCTACAACGACCCCAAATTGCGTGAGCAGATGCCCGGCGTAGTGGCGACTGTCAATGGTGACCGCATCACCATGAAGCAGCTCGGCGCCGAGTGTCTCATGCGTCATGGTGAAGAGGTCGTTGAAGGTTTGATTTCGCGGACGATGCTCACCCAGCATCTCAATCGCGAAGGAATCAAGGTGACTCAAGCAGATATCAAAGCGGAGACTCGTCATGCGGCTGAACTGGCTGGCGTGGTGAACGACGCCGGCGAAGCGGATCTTGCCAAGTGGGTCGAACTGGTGACCAAACAGCAGGGACTCACCGAAGAGCAGTACTTCCGCGACAGCGTCTGGCCTTCTGCCGCACTGAAGAAGCTCACCGAGAAGGAAATCCAGGTTACCCAGGAAGACATTCGTAAGGGTTACGAAGCCAACTACGGCGAGCGAGTCCGCTGCCGTGCGATTGTCATGGGCAATATGCGACGTGCTCAAGAAGTTTGGGACAAGGCTCGTCAAAACCAATCGCTCGAGTACTTCGGCGACCTGGCACAAGAGTACTCCATTGAGCCCACGAGCAAAGCGTTGCGTGGCGAGGTTCCACCGATTCAGAAGAATGGCGGGCAGCCTGATCTCGAAGAGGTTGCTTTCGATCTGGCACCCGGGCAACTCTCGGGCATCGTTCAGCTCGGCGACAAGTATGTGATCTTACGGTGCGAAGGCCGGACTGAGCGGATCGAAGTCGACGAAGCGAAAGTCCGCGAGATTCTGCATCGCGACATCTACGAGAAAAAGCTGCGGATCGCCATGAGCAAAAAGTTCGAGCAAATCCACGACAACTCGCGGATCGACAACTACTTGGCCGCCACCAGCACTTCACCGCAAGCGAAGGGCCAGGAAGCGAAAGGCCAGCAGGCGAAGGTGCATCGCGACACGGCCGTCAAGCAGACTAGCTCACGGTTCTAA
- a CDS encoding sigma-54 dependent transcriptional regulator: MIFTDNRPLIGDSPWRVATHQTIAEAAPFRATVLISGPSGTGKELIARALHEQSPRSEGPFVPVNCAAIPHTLFDSQLFGHLKGAFTGADYESLGCFRAAEGGTLFLDEIGELDLDLQAKLLRVLQDREVTPVGSHQPVAIDTRIVAATNRDLEKEVAAGRFRLDLYYRLNVIEIPTLALQERPEDIAPLASHMLNKACVENGLPRRSLSTEAIKALELYEWPGNVRELQNLMERVALASRSSEITSSEIRKLLKPSPTTNETASPTEPTDSKVPDAQWKTLDRVEEEHIKKTLKETFFNQSAAARMLGIDRKRLARKIEKYDLREQIA; encoded by the coding sequence GTGATTTTTACCGACAATAGACCACTTATTGGGGATTCTCCCTGGCGTGTGGCTACCCACCAAACCATTGCGGAAGCAGCCCCTTTCCGGGCAACCGTGCTGATCTCAGGCCCCAGCGGCACTGGTAAGGAACTGATTGCGCGAGCGCTGCACGAGCAAAGCCCACGCTCCGAGGGCCCGTTTGTACCAGTCAACTGTGCTGCGATACCGCATACTCTTTTTGACAGCCAATTGTTCGGGCACCTCAAGGGGGCTTTCACGGGTGCCGATTACGAGTCCCTCGGCTGTTTTCGAGCCGCAGAGGGCGGAACTCTTTTCCTTGACGAAATTGGCGAGCTGGACCTCGACCTTCAAGCCAAATTGCTTCGCGTGCTGCAAGACCGAGAAGTAACGCCCGTCGGCAGTCATCAGCCCGTTGCGATTGATACCCGTATTGTCGCTGCCACTAATCGCGACCTCGAGAAAGAGGTGGCGGCCGGGCGATTTCGCCTTGATCTCTACTATCGTCTGAACGTCATCGAGATCCCGACGCTCGCTCTCCAAGAGCGGCCTGAAGACATCGCACCGCTCGCCTCACACATGCTCAATAAAGCTTGTGTCGAGAACGGTCTGCCGCGTCGATCACTGTCGACCGAAGCAATCAAAGCCCTTGAGCTGTACGAATGGCCCGGCAACGTTCGCGAACTGCAGAATCTCATGGAGCGTGTTGCGCTAGCTTCGAGATCCTCAGAGATCACGAGCAGCGAGATTCGCAAGCTTCTCAAGCCGAGTCCTACCACCAACGAGACGGCATCACCCACGGAGCCAACCGATTCCAAAGTCCCTGACGCCCAGTGGAAAACACTTGATCGGGTTGAAGAGGAACACATCAAGAAAACGCTCAAGGAGACCTTCTTCAATCAAAGCGCAGCAGCACGCATGCTGGGAATCGATCGGAAACGGCTCGCTAGAAAAATTGAGAAATACGATCTCCGCGAGCAGATCGCCTAG
- a CDS encoding PEP-CTERM sorting domain-containing protein gives MTKKLTKLVLSAVIAVALGGSASAVTSFDQNVTPDVIFGSGNANGGFTVDTDNGVELGLRAKLRHNAVGAPENTFNSNGDGTYTFKSGVAPTQSFPTAEWSFEWSVNSNADGTSSYDLDDLTYELSLDSDPGPGTSLITFDPINGFNPGTGAVLWDHSIGDNSTTSATDSIAANAGDYATLIANNNVAQNSWKPHWFIAGFDPTVNGEYTISLTAFDGSVAVASSSIIVNAVPEPATFALGGLALLGVACGRRRRA, from the coding sequence ATGACTAAGAAACTTACCAAACTTGTTCTCTCCGCAGTTATTGCCGTTGCTCTCGGAGGCTCCGCCTCAGCGGTCACCTCGTTCGATCAGAACGTCACTCCCGACGTAATCTTCGGCTCTGGCAATGCTAATGGAGGCTTTACCGTTGATACCGATAACGGTGTTGAATTGGGCCTCCGGGCAAAGCTCCGCCACAACGCGGTTGGTGCCCCAGAAAACACTTTCAACAGCAATGGCGATGGAACTTACACCTTCAAGAGCGGTGTCGCCCCGACGCAATCGTTTCCTACTGCTGAGTGGTCGTTCGAGTGGTCCGTTAACAGCAACGCGGACGGCACTTCAAGCTACGACCTGGACGATCTGACTTACGAACTGTCGCTCGACTCCGACCCAGGCCCTGGCACGTCGTTGATTACTTTCGATCCGATCAACGGCTTCAACCCCGGAACAGGGGCAGTGCTCTGGGACCACTCGATCGGTGACAACAGCACGACCTCTGCCACCGACAGCATTGCGGCCAACGCAGGAGACTATGCGACGCTGATCGCCAACAACAATGTTGCCCAGAACTCGTGGAAACCTCACTGGTTCATCGCTGGCTTCGATCCAACCGTCAACGGCGAATACACGATCTCACTGACGGCCTTCGATGGTTCCGTTGCCGTTGCCAGTAGCTCGATCATCGTGAATGCCGTCCCCGAGCCAGCCACCTTCGCCCTGGGCGGGTTGGCCCTTCTCGGCGTGGCATGTGGCCGCCGACGTCGTGCGTAA
- a CDS encoding aminotransferase class I/II-fold pyridoxal phosphate-dependent enzyme codes for MSDAFQVEVAQRVNRLPPYLFGRINKMIYDKRVAGDDVIELGMGNPSDPPQDMVIEKLVEAARDPRNHRYSKSNGIANLRREVGAKYFKKYGVHVDPEDEIITCLGSKEGFSHMCLALMGPGDTAIVPAPYFPVHVYAVALASGNVISLDVANSDKFLSDIAYTCETLYPKPKLLILCYPHNPSSVVVEQEFYDEVVKLAKKYNLMVISDFAYADVAFDGYQPPSFLASEGAKEVGVEFTTMSKGYNMAGWRVGFCAGNRQMINALGTIKGYYDYGMFQAIQISAIVALRHTDAAVEEQSKIYQSRRDALCDGLVRLGWEDARPKAGMFVWQPIPEPWRSKMSTMDFAMMLLEKGNVAVSPGSGFGPAGEGFLRMSLVENEERLRQAVRQIKACLKDVGSEQAVGSA; via the coding sequence ATGTCTGATGCGTTCCAAGTTGAAGTTGCCCAGCGTGTGAATCGTTTGCCGCCCTATTTGTTTGGGCGGATCAACAAGATGATTTACGATAAACGCGTCGCCGGGGACGATGTGATCGAACTGGGCATGGGCAACCCGAGCGACCCGCCGCAGGATATGGTCATCGAGAAACTCGTCGAGGCGGCTCGCGACCCGCGGAACCATCGCTACAGCAAGAGCAACGGCATCGCGAATCTCCGCCGCGAAGTGGGGGCGAAGTACTTCAAGAAGTATGGCGTGCATGTTGACCCTGAGGATGAGATCATCACCTGCCTAGGCAGCAAGGAGGGCTTCTCGCACATGTGCCTCGCACTAATGGGGCCCGGCGACACGGCGATCGTCCCTGCCCCCTATTTCCCCGTGCACGTTTACGCGGTGGCACTGGCTTCAGGGAATGTCATATCGCTGGACGTTGCCAACAGCGACAAGTTTCTTTCCGACATTGCTTACACGTGTGAGACGCTTTACCCGAAGCCGAAGCTGCTGATCCTGTGCTATCCCCACAACCCTTCGAGCGTGGTGGTCGAGCAGGAGTTTTATGACGAGGTCGTCAAACTCGCCAAGAAGTACAACCTGATGGTAATCTCCGACTTCGCTTACGCAGACGTGGCTTTTGATGGCTACCAGCCGCCTAGTTTTCTGGCGAGCGAAGGTGCCAAGGAAGTCGGCGTCGAGTTCACGACGATGAGCAAAGGCTACAACATGGCCGGCTGGCGGGTTGGTTTTTGTGCAGGTAATCGTCAGATGATTAACGCCTTGGGGACGATCAAAGGCTACTACGACTATGGCATGTTCCAGGCGATCCAAATCTCTGCAATCGTCGCCCTCCGTCACACCGATGCCGCCGTCGAAGAACAATCAAAGATCTACCAGAGCCGTCGCGATGCCCTGTGTGACGGCCTCGTTCGGCTCGGCTGGGAAGACGCCCGGCCCAAGGCCGGCATGTTCGTCTGGCAGCCCATCCCTGAGCCGTGGCGGTCGAAGATGAGCACGATGGATTTCGCCATGATGCTGCTCGAAAAGGGAAACGTCGCCGTCAGCCCCGGCAGCGGCTTCGGCCCCGCGGGCGAAGGCTTCCTGCGAATGAGCCTCGTCGAGAACGAGGAACGCCTCCGTCAAGCGGTGCGACAGATCAAGGCGTGCTTGAAAGACGTAGGCAGCGAGCAGGCAGTGGGGAGTGCCTAG
- a CDS encoding response regulator, whose amino-acid sequence MVYLHNNTITSDSLEGRMNHPSDSFQATSVTPLRYSAIYVIDRDASQYEQVDSGMSDGDVKLQVFNTATEALRIPRYAAPLCFIVNADLPDLSGFELRSMLVDRWPGVPGYVISDRYAPENEIKARCSGATLYFCKPLQPGWLAELCQPRLPTNMIPDSPHPSTSVTGEVPME is encoded by the coding sequence ATGGTTTACTTACACAACAACACGATCACCAGCGACTCGCTTGAAGGTCGAATGAATCACCCAAGCGATTCCTTCCAAGCCACGAGCGTCACACCGCTTCGCTACTCTGCAATCTACGTCATCGATCGCGATGCGAGCCAGTATGAACAAGTTGACTCCGGAATGAGCGACGGCGATGTCAAGCTGCAAGTCTTCAACACGGCGACCGAGGCACTTCGCATTCCGCGCTATGCGGCACCGCTCTGCTTCATCGTCAACGCTGATCTTCCTGACCTGTCAGGCTTCGAGTTGCGGTCGATGCTTGTTGATCGTTGGCCTGGCGTTCCAGGCTATGTGATCAGCGATCGCTACGCTCCTGAGAACGAAATCAAGGCGCGTTGCTCAGGTGCCACTCTTTACTTTTGCAAACCACTTCAGCCCGGCTGGTTGGCGGAACTCTGCCAGCCACGGCTGCCAACGAACATGATCCCCGATTCCCCCCACCCCTCAACTTCAGTAACAGGAGAAGTGCCTATGGAATGA